CTCGCGGACCCGCGAGACGTTGTCGTAGCCCTTCTTGACCAGCGCCAGTGCCAGGCTGATCAACACGAGCGCGAGTATCATCTGGACGGCGGCCGACACGAGACCGAGCCCGCTGGCGCCGCCCTGGATGATGTTCTGGTAGAGGTTCTCGTAGAACGCCAGCCAGGCCAGGCCGAGCACGGTGATGGTCACCATGACGGCCATCGGCACGCCAGTGGAGTACAGCTGCTTGTTGTCGTCCCAGTTGGCGAGCCAGACGGTGCCGGTCAGCAGCGCGAGCGCGGCCAGCAGCTGGTTTGCGCCGCCGAACAGGGCCCACAGCATGGCCCACTGGCCGGAGACGATCATGAGGTAGGCCGCGACGATCTGGATCAGCGGGTTGGTGTAGCGCCCGCGGCCGATCTCGCCAAGCGTCGAGCGGAGGCCGCCGCCGACATCGAGACCGGTGCTGGTCTCGCCGGCCGGGAGGCCGACGATCTCCTCCATCATGTACCGCCCGAGGCGGGCGGCCGTGTCAGTCGACGTGAGCAGGAAGCTCACGAGCACCAGTGCCATGAACGGCGCCCCGTAGGCGGCCGGGAGCCCGAGGCTGGTGAGGATGATGCCGCCACCGGTCGCGAAGTTCGGCAGCGCGGCGCCGATGCCACCGGCCGGATCGGGGAACCCGGCCACGGCGAGCGTCGACAGCGCGACGGCCGCCAGCAGGCCCTCGCCGAGCATGCCGCCGTAGCCGATCAGGCGGGCGTCGGACTCCTTGTTGAGCTGCTTGGCGGTCGTTCCGGAGGACACCAGCGAGTGGAAGCCGCTGATGGTCCCGCAGGCGATGGTGATGAACAGCAGGGGGAACAACGGGTACAATCCCGCGGCCTCGACGCCCCAGAACCCGTCGAAGGCGCTGATCGACGGGTCGATGGTCAGCGGCTCCGCGGACGTGCTGAGCAGCGTGCCGACGACGATCGCCAGCAGCGAACCGCCGACCCCGGCGTACAGCAGGAACGACGACAGGTAGTCGCGCGGCTGGAGGAGCACCCAGACCGGCAAGGCGCTCGCGACGGCGGCGTAGATCAGCACGACGGGAACCCAGGCTGCGACGTTGCCGCCGCCCAGCGCCTGGGCCCCGGGGAGCCACGAGCCGTCGCCGCCGAACAGGACGATGACGGCCATGTC
This genomic interval from Halomicrobium urmianum contains the following:
- a CDS encoding carbon starvation CstA family protein, with the protein product MDGEFLELDDANETPAHKYEDGQEYVPAKKPVLLGHHFSSIAGGAPIVGPITAGAIWGWLPALLWVAIGNPLMGAVHDFVSLSGSLRHEGKSIGYIIGEYVGESGKNMLLWFAFLTIILVVAVFALVVGIVFNAYPEAVTASFVYIALALAFGVYLYQLNGPFIPGTVLFVAGVFAGVWIGIQYPLALFEPTAERTADMAVIVLFGGDGSWLPGAQALGGGNVAAWVPVVLIYAAVASALPVWVLLQPRDYLSSFLLYAGVGGSLLAIVVGTLLSTSAEPLTIDPSISAFDGFWGVEAAGLYPLFPLLFITIACGTISGFHSLVSSGTTAKQLNKESDARLIGYGGMLGEGLLAAVALSTLAVAGFPDPAGGIGAALPNFATGGGIILTSLGLPAAYGAPFMALVLVSFLLTSTDTAARLGRYMMEEIVGLPAGETSTGLDVGGGLRSTLGEIGRGRYTNPLIQIVAAYLMIVSGQWAMLWALFGGANQLLAALALLTGTVWLANWDDNKQLYSTGVPMAVMVTITVLGLAWLAFYENLYQNIIQGGASGLGLVSAAVQMILALVLISLALALVKKGYDNVSRVRERFGGAAVEPSDD